The window CTCCACCAGGCATCATTTGCAAAACATCTATCCAACCTTTCCCTAACCCAGCTTGTCGTACATTTGCTTTTCTCCCAAGTAAATTTACCTCCTTTAAGCTCCAGCTCAATCAATGAACTATCTTCTATTGCACTATGAAAACCTTTCATTAGACTAGCCGGATGTTCATTTCTTCCCTTTTTATCACTGCTATAGAGAAGGTCATCGAAATCTCCAAACACACACCAAGCCAGCTGAGACACAGATGACAAATTACGAAGCAAGTCCCATGAGTCTTGCCTCCGTTCCCGTTCCGGAAAGCCATAAAAACACGTTAACCGCCACCTATCCCCTGAGCGCTTCTGGACTATGATGTCAATATGATTGTTAGAGGAGCCAAAAACAGAGCAGTTAATTTTATTACTCCAAAAGACTGCCAGCCCTCCTCCTCTACCCTGCTTCTCTACTGAAAAATGATTAGAAAACCCAATCTTTACTGCAAGCAAAGCAATTTTATTACTATCTGCTAAAGTTTCAGATAAAAACAATACATCATGCTTATGAGACGTAACCATCTCTTTCAAAAGACGAACTGATCGAGCTGAGCCCACACCTCGACAGTTCCAAGCAATGGCATTCATTGTGAATGGTTGGCTTGCCTAGCAAGCTCAGCCGGACTGTTGTGAGAAGTGACCGCCAAATCATCATTAGAAATGTCAGTCTTTTGTGTTTGTTGCTCTGTCTGAATACCCGATAATTTCTCCCTTTGGTCAATATCCATGAGACCCTCCTGAATGTAAATTCCTCTCCTACGTTTTCGGTCCTCCAGTTGGATAATTTCACTGTCATCCTCATTTAAATCATATACCACATTTGAAGTTGTTTTAAATCCCGTAAAATTTGCTTCTTTTACAACCAGAGATTTATTCTTATCCTTCCTATTGTCTGTTACACCCTCCTTCCTGTAATCACTCGCCTCCCTACTTTCATGCGCTTGATTTGAATTCCCCCCCGAAAAGATCTGTTTGTTGAACTCCCCCCCCAATTCTAGCTTCCCACGTGTCATCATTCTCGTTTCTCAGCCACTTGCTCTGCGTTTGCCCGGCCACCCTTCATGGTGGTGCTCGGAGCCAACTACCCCATTCTTTCTCCTTGCCCACCTCTCCAGTTACACTCAGCCTGCAGAATCTATCAGTGTGACTCACCATCCCACATGAAAAGCAGAATTCACCCAGTCTTTCGTATCTATATTCCACTATAATCTTCGAGCCATCTTTCTTGataattttcttttttctcttaAGAGGTTTGTGTACATCAATCTTAATTCGAACTCTCATGCAATCCCTCCATGACATACTGTTCCTTGCATCATATTCCAGAAATTCTCCAAAGAAATTCCCTAGTTGTCTCCCAACTGTTTCAAGCATATACCCCATTGGTAGATTATATAACTGAATCCAAATACTTACAAAACATGGCTGCATCTTTGCTGGGTTCTCCCCCGCTGTAACTTTCTCCAGAGCCAGCATTGCGTTGTCGAATGACCAAGGGCCGCCATTGGTGACCCATTCCAAATCTTCTTTTCTGAAGAACTGAAAAAGAAATATGCCTTGATCGAGATCTGTAATGTTTAACCCCATCGATGGCCTCCAGACATCAGCTATCCTCGATTTCATGACTTTTGTGTTTACACCTTTTTCCGTAAGCAATCTCCCAACAAGACAAAGTTCATATCTGTTGGTGGTTTCATCCACCTCTCCTTCCAACATAAAGCCTGCATTCTCCTCCTCCTCAATACCCATGTTTTCCAGACGTTGATTAATAATCTCAGTATCCTCCATTGTTACTCAGATAGAAAACTCTCACAATATTCTAATGGTTTTGAATATGGAGAGAAACAAAAACTCTCACATGAAATATGGAGAGAAAATTACCTATTAGCCTCGGTAGTTACATTGAGTATTAATAGGCTCCCTAACGTGAGGATAGTTTTTGGGTTCGGTTCAATCTCCTGCCGAACTGCGATTTGTATGTTGTATTATATACCCCTAAGCTCTTCTACCTTTAGGATATATCATCTACTTGCTATAGACGTCATGGTAGATCCATCAACA of the Apium graveolens cultivar Ventura unplaced genomic scaffold, ASM990537v1 ctg4450, whole genome shotgun sequence genome contains:
- the LOC141701841 gene encoding uncharacterized protein At4g02000-like, which codes for MEDTEIINQRLENMGIEEEENAGFMLEGEVDETTNRYELCLVGRLLTEKGVNTKVMKSRIADVWRPSMGLNITDLDQGIFLFQFFRKEDLEWVTNGGPWSFDNAMLALEKVTAGENPAKMQPCFVSIWIQLYNLPMGYMLETVGRQLGNFFGEFLEYDARNSMSWRDCMRVRIKIDVHKPLKRKKKIIKKDGSKIIVEYRYERLGEFCFSCGMVSHTDRFCRLSVTGEVGKEKEWGSWLRAPP